In a genomic window of Methylobacterium nodulans ORS 2060:
- a CDS encoding helix-turn-helix transcriptional regulator: MAQQNNTDDTLLNDVQAAEIACLSVRTLRAWRVRGFGPAYVKAGRAVRYRRSDLLAWIKARTVSPGEQA; the protein is encoded by the coding sequence ATGGCTCAACAGAACAACACTGATGACACGCTATTGAACGATGTGCAGGCGGCTGAGATTGCCTGTCTCTCTGTGCGCACCCTGCGGGCATGGCGGGTGCGCGGCTTTGGGCCAGCTTATGTGAAGGCGGGCAGGGCCGTGCGCTATCGCCGCTCGGACCTCCTCGCCTGGATCAAGGCGCGCACCGTCTCTCCCGGGGAGCAGGCGTGA
- a CDS encoding helix-turn-helix domain-containing protein, whose protein sequence is MSDERPLEPEQCRAARAIVGWSRADLAERCGVAASTLADFEAGKREPYARTLADVRRTLEGAGVIFISADEAGGPGVRRSLEAPGA, encoded by the coding sequence ATGTCCGACGAGCGTCCCCTCGAACCTGAGCAGTGTCGCGCAGCTCGCGCCATCGTGGGATGGTCCCGGGCCGACCTAGCCGAGCGATGCGGCGTCGCTGCCTCGACCCTCGCCGATTTCGAGGCCGGCAAGCGTGAGCCCTACGCGCGCACGCTTGCCGACGTCCGCCGCACCCTGGAAGGGGCTGGCGTAATCTTCATCTCGGCCGACGAGGCCGGCGGGCCTGGCGTGCGGCGCAGCCTGGAGGCGCCCGGTGCGTAG
- a CDS encoding ArsR family transcriptional regulator has protein sequence MQTEPKSTPNSTLDAVHMSVSEIAERDGVSKTTVSLHVKRLCEKHDLHVERDHLGRVRKVNVAHYDFLRARFSDPSKVQAPKRELPVPGSDSYDEATRRRAWYDVEKRRLEVDELRGALIRRDRLVEAISSCGEALVRPLDLLSQEADNLAEIHTREGDHGLRKALRALGRRIRAEQATALKALAAGAQREDDPLPDNGVCTHEPASEIPR, from the coding sequence ATGCAAACAGAGCCTAAAAGCACCCCAAACAGCACACTCGATGCCGTTCACATGTCAGTATCCGAGATAGCCGAACGAGATGGTGTATCCAAAACGACCGTCTCATTACATGTGAAGCGACTATGCGAGAAGCACGACCTACATGTTGAGCGTGACCATCTAGGCCGCGTGAGGAAAGTAAATGTTGCACACTATGACTTCTTGCGAGCGCGCTTCAGCGATCCATCCAAGGTGCAGGCTCCCAAGCGTGAGCTGCCGGTACCAGGGTCGGATAGTTACGACGAGGCGACGCGTCGGCGAGCTTGGTATGATGTTGAGAAACGGCGCCTGGAGGTCGACGAGCTGCGCGGCGCGCTGATCCGGCGCGATCGCCTTGTCGAGGCGATTTCCTCGTGTGGCGAGGCTCTAGTGCGGCCTTTGGATCTGCTCTCGCAGGAGGCTGACAACCTCGCCGAAATCCATACCCGAGAGGGTGATCACGGGCTACGTAAGGCGCTACGCGCGCTCGGCCGCCGCATTCGTGCAGAGCAGGCAACGGCGCTCAAGGCACTGGCCGCAGGCGCACAGCGCGAAGATGATCCGCTGCCTGATAACGGGGTCTGCACCCACGAACCAGCATCCGAGATACCCAGGTAA
- a CDS encoding AAA family ATPase yields MITVVGGTKGGSGKSTVATNLAIMLAAAGRDVLLVDADDQETSTDFTNLREATRPGGAGYTCVALTGPAVRTGVQRLAPKHAHVIIDTGGRDTVSQRAALSICQTYLVPFAPRSFDVWTLDKVAELVEEARAINPSLRALAFINRADARGNENAEAADLIRTKPALEFVPTALGTRKAYAHAAAAGLSVTELRPQDPKASEEIAALFGYLFDIPAISDRH; encoded by the coding sequence ATGATCACCGTCGTGGGCGGCACCAAGGGCGGCTCGGGCAAGTCCACCGTCGCCACAAACCTCGCCATCATGCTCGCGGCTGCGGGCCGCGACGTGCTCTTGGTCGACGCCGACGATCAGGAAACCTCGACTGACTTCACGAACCTGCGTGAGGCGACGAGGCCCGGGGGCGCTGGTTACACCTGTGTCGCCCTAACCGGCCCGGCCGTCCGAACCGGAGTGCAGCGCCTCGCCCCGAAGCACGCGCACGTAATCATCGACACCGGCGGGCGCGACACAGTGAGCCAGCGGGCCGCCCTCTCGATCTGCCAAACCTACCTCGTGCCGTTCGCCCCACGATCCTTCGACGTGTGGACGCTCGACAAGGTCGCGGAGCTGGTCGAGGAGGCGCGAGCCATAAACCCGTCTCTGCGGGCCCTCGCCTTCATCAACCGCGCCGACGCCCGCGGGAACGAAAACGCCGAGGCAGCCGACCTCATCCGCACCAAGCCCGCCTTAGAGTTCGTGCCTACGGCGCTCGGGACCCGCAAGGCCTATGCGCACGCCGCAGCGGCAGGCCTGTCCGTGACGGAGCTGAGGCCGCAGGACCCGAAGGCAAGCGAGGAGATCGCCGCCCTGTTCGGGTATCTCTTCGATATCCCCGCCATATCCGACAGACATTAA
- a CDS encoding recombinase family protein: MTSFVAYFRVSTTRQGRSGLGLDAQRIAVERYTGGRGELIAEYTEVESGRKDGRPQLAAAIDLCRKRKAVLVIAKLDRLARNVAFISNLMESRVEFIAADMPEAQRVTVHLIAAIAEHEREVISKRTKEALAAAKARGVRLGNPRPNPAKATSQAAERAAQFRVAILPLVQSFKAGGRSLRAIAADLNARQVPTLNGGRWHAATVSSILKKSVQTQM; this comes from the coding sequence GTGACCTCATTCGTTGCCTATTTTCGCGTCTCGACCACGCGCCAGGGCCGCAGTGGCTTGGGCCTCGACGCGCAGCGCATCGCCGTTGAGCGCTACACGGGTGGCAGGGGCGAGCTGATTGCGGAGTACACCGAAGTTGAGAGCGGCCGAAAGGACGGACGACCGCAGCTTGCTGCGGCGATCGATCTGTGCCGGAAGCGAAAGGCCGTTTTGGTGATAGCCAAGCTTGACCGTCTAGCGCGAAACGTCGCCTTCATCTCGAACCTCATGGAAAGCCGAGTCGAGTTCATCGCGGCCGACATGCCGGAAGCGCAACGAGTAACGGTTCATCTAATAGCAGCCATCGCCGAGCATGAACGGGAGGTCATTTCGAAACGCACCAAGGAAGCCCTAGCCGCCGCCAAGGCAAGGGGAGTGCGCCTCGGCAATCCTCGGCCCAATCCAGCGAAGGCTACCAGCCAAGCGGCTGAACGTGCCGCCCAGTTTCGGGTAGCTATCTTGCCATTAGTCCAATCTTTTAAGGCTGGTGGCCGTTCACTTCGCGCTATTGCGGCAGATCTTAATGCTCGCCAAGTACCAACACTAAACGGGGGACGCTGGCATGCCGCGACTGTGAGTTCGATACTCAAGAAAAGCGTTCAAACTCAAATGTAA
- a CDS encoding DUF927 domain-containing protein: MPVPDNAPPAFPRRHRDHGEPAAVWAYPDAEGRVLFYACRFALADGGKTYCPLTLFEFPNGALRWIWKGPPVPRPLYGLDQLAARPEAYVLLCEGEKSADAARTLVPDYVAITSPNGSKNARYADWSPLRGRHVVIWPDADKPGLDYAHEAATLALRAGAFSVALVEPPADVSAVGWDAADALDEGWTAERAGQLVAAAKSFSAAGAGDPEGLLAATEGDTSAGTAPIDENLPPVARLRPEIKWPYGYRMTAKGLVFKPKQDEPGEWLSGPFDVHALVRTEEGTGWSLAISFRDPDGRLQTVVVALADIAAGDASDVRREMASKGLRLASGRGAKDRFVSALASLTVDLRAMLVSRSGWHANGEVYAAPNFTATTPEREAEPIVFRAEQQATGFRTSGTLGAWIEEVGALAAGQGRLLFSLGVAFAGPLLEPLGQEPGAFNLVGPSSCGKTTALRMAGSVWGGGGPLGFAATWRTTSNALEGTAAAHNDSLLALDELGMCEPRDLDAAAYALTGGSGKGRLKADGDLRTRQRWRIMVLSTGEITLAQRIAEGAVTRNVRAGQMVRFVDVPADAGQGLGLFDHLAGYGHGSELSNAIRDRTGRLYGTAGPAFVNALLAKREGALGTARALIAAFLAERMPAGAGGQVQRVGARFALVAAAGELATAFGLLPVERGAVTAAAESIFRQWLAQRGGTGASEDRDALKAVRDFLQRHAAARFIKAAHGLDEGSWRAQNVAGFRLGRDEENGDFVFHDAGWAEATQGLDPRAAADALASAGFLVLDARGKRKRAERIGQRTMRVYRVAASILDGEDV, encoded by the coding sequence ATGCCCGTGCCGGACAATGCGCCGCCGGCCTTCCCGCGGCGCCACCGCGACCACGGTGAGCCGGCGGCTGTCTGGGCCTACCCGGATGCCGAGGGGCGGGTGCTGTTCTACGCCTGCCGCTTTGCACTGGCGGACGGGGGCAAGACGTATTGCCCGCTCACTCTGTTCGAGTTCCCCAACGGGGCTCTGCGGTGGATCTGGAAGGGGCCCCCGGTCCCCCGCCCGCTCTACGGCCTCGACCAGCTCGCAGCCCGTCCCGAGGCGTATGTGCTGCTCTGTGAGGGGGAGAAGTCCGCCGACGCCGCTCGCACACTCGTGCCGGATTACGTCGCGATCACGAGCCCCAACGGCAGTAAGAATGCCCGGTACGCCGATTGGAGCCCCTTGCGCGGGCGCCACGTCGTGATTTGGCCGGACGCCGATAAGCCCGGGCTCGACTATGCGCATGAGGCAGCCACGCTCGCGCTCAGGGCCGGTGCGTTCTCCGTCGCCCTGGTCGAGCCGCCGGCGGATGTGAGCGCGGTCGGATGGGATGCGGCCGACGCCCTCGACGAGGGATGGACGGCGGAACGCGCCGGGCAGCTCGTGGCTGCGGCGAAGTCTTTTTCCGCGGCTGGGGCCGGGGATCCGGAGGGGCTTCTTGCGGCCACGGAAGGCGACACGAGCGCCGGGACGGCGCCGATCGACGAGAACCTGCCGCCGGTCGCGCGGCTCCGGCCGGAGATCAAGTGGCCGTATGGATACCGCATGACGGCCAAGGGGCTGGTGTTCAAGCCAAAGCAGGACGAGCCCGGAGAGTGGCTGTCCGGCCCCTTCGATGTGCACGCCCTTGTCCGGACCGAGGAGGGCACCGGCTGGTCGCTGGCGATCTCGTTCCGCGACCCTGACGGCCGGCTGCAGACCGTCGTCGTGGCCCTGGCGGATATCGCCGCTGGCGACGCCTCGGACGTTCGCCGCGAGATGGCGAGCAAGGGCCTGCGCCTCGCCTCGGGCCGTGGCGCGAAGGACCGTTTCGTGTCGGCGCTCGCCAGCCTGACGGTCGACCTTCGCGCGATGCTCGTGAGCCGGAGCGGGTGGCACGCCAACGGGGAGGTCTACGCCGCCCCCAACTTCACGGCGACGACGCCGGAGCGCGAGGCTGAGCCGATCGTGTTCCGGGCGGAACAACAGGCAACCGGCTTCCGCACATCTGGCACGCTAGGGGCTTGGATCGAGGAAGTCGGCGCCCTGGCGGCCGGGCAGGGCCGCCTCCTGTTCTCCCTTGGCGTCGCCTTCGCCGGCCCCCTCCTCGAGCCCCTCGGGCAGGAGCCGGGTGCGTTCAACCTCGTCGGCCCGTCCTCGTGCGGCAAGACAACGGCCCTGCGTATGGCGGGGAGCGTTTGGGGCGGCGGCGGCCCGCTCGGGTTCGCTGCCACCTGGCGCACCACCTCGAATGCCTTGGAAGGCACGGCCGCCGCACATAACGACAGCCTGCTTGCCCTCGACGAGCTGGGCATGTGCGAGCCTCGGGACCTCGACGCCGCCGCCTATGCCCTCACCGGCGGCTCAGGCAAGGGGCGTCTCAAGGCGGACGGGGATCTCCGCACGCGCCAACGGTGGCGCATCATGGTCCTGTCCACGGGTGAGATCACCTTGGCGCAGCGCATTGCCGAGGGCGCTGTCACACGCAACGTGCGCGCCGGGCAGATGGTGCGTTTCGTGGACGTGCCAGCCGATGCCGGGCAGGGGCTCGGTCTGTTCGATCACCTGGCAGGATACGGCCACGGTTCCGAGCTCTCTAACGCGATACGCGACCGGACGGGGCGCCTCTACGGGACGGCGGGGCCGGCGTTCGTCAATGCCCTACTCGCGAAGCGGGAGGGGGCCCTCGGGACGGCGCGGGCCCTGATCGCGGCCTTCCTGGCCGAGCGGATGCCAGCGGGCGCCGGTGGGCAGGTGCAGCGGGTCGGGGCGCGGTTTGCGCTCGTTGCCGCGGCCGGCGAGCTGGCAACCGCCTTTGGACTTCTGCCTGTCGAGCGCGGAGCCGTGACGGCGGCGGCGGAGAGCATTTTCCGCCAGTGGCTCGCCCAACGAGGCGGCACGGGGGCAAGCGAGGATCGTGACGCCCTCAAGGCGGTGCGGGACTTCCTACAGCGGCACGCTGCGGCCCGCTTCATTAAGGCCGCACACGGGCTCGACGAGGGCTCGTGGCGGGCGCAGAACGTCGCCGGCTTCCGCCTCGGCCGCGATGAAGAGAACGGGGATTTCGTCTTCCACGACGCCGGATGGGCCGAGGCAACGCAAGGCCTCGATCCGCGCGCCGCGGCGGACGCCTTGGCCTCGGCCGGCTTTCTCGTGCTGGACGCAAGAGGCAAGCGGAAGCGGGCGGAGCGCATCGGGCAGAGGACCATGCGCGTCTATCGGGTCGCGGCCTCGATCCTCGACGGAGAGGACGTATGA
- a CDS encoding TIGR02391 family protein translates to MAEKCFKQSELEAIAAALGDTSQGLSHPDIAFLLSSCEMRDPSPSLSKRRRLYNAFAEHQNATQSRRAVLAFIRRAMRPERFARAPESYEPLRANLNNALAFVGLEVDETGTLRSSDRAQTLTEAQRRARDLRADLAGRGIHPDVLAFCRAELLADNYFHAVLEATKSVADKLRSRTGLTDDGSVLVDRTLCGDPPLLAINALRSDSEKSEQRGFANLVKGAFGMFRNVTAHEARVRWTMQKSDAEDLLTLVSLIHRRLDTCWMPPRT, encoded by the coding sequence ATGGCAGAGAAGTGCTTCAAGCAGAGTGAGTTGGAAGCTATCGCGGCAGCCTTGGGCGATACGAGCCAGGGCCTGTCGCACCCAGACATCGCCTTCCTGCTTTCGAGCTGCGAGATGAGAGATCCATCCCCAAGCCTCTCAAAGCGACGCCGCCTCTATAACGCGTTCGCCGAGCATCAAAACGCGACGCAAAGCCGGCGAGCGGTACTGGCTTTTATCCGGCGGGCGATGCGGCCCGAGCGCTTTGCGCGTGCGCCCGAGAGCTACGAGCCCTTGCGAGCCAATCTCAACAACGCGCTTGCCTTCGTAGGGCTAGAAGTTGACGAGACGGGCACCTTGCGCTCGTCAGACAGGGCTCAGACCCTCACTGAGGCACAGCGACGGGCGCGGGACCTGCGCGCCGATCTCGCCGGGCGGGGAATACACCCGGACGTGCTGGCGTTCTGCCGAGCCGAGCTGTTGGCCGACAATTACTTTCACGCGGTCCTAGAGGCGACGAAGAGCGTGGCCGACAAGCTCCGTTCCCGCACCGGCCTGACGGACGATGGATCTGTGCTCGTCGATCGCACGCTGTGCGGAGACCCACCTCTGTTGGCAATTAACGCCCTGCGCAGCGATAGCGAGAAGAGTGAACAGCGAGGCTTTGCCAACCTCGTCAAAGGCGCTTTCGGCATGTTCCGCAACGTCACTGCGCATGAAGCCAGGGTGCGCTGGACCATGCAGAAGTCCGACGCTGAGGACCTATTGACTCTCGTGTCGTTGATTCACCGTCGACTGGATACCTGCTGGATGCCGCCCCGCACCTGA